A portion of the Rhinolophus sinicus isolate RSC01 linkage group LG03, ASM3656204v1, whole genome shotgun sequence genome contains these proteins:
- the MRPL36 gene encoding large ribosomal subunit protein bL36m produces the protein MATAFVRKMMVSALNPLLHLSRCSATPRALSTLPLRPLPAAVPAGAKPSAATSLLSCRLLPGLPPAMGFKTKGVIRKRCRDCYLVKRRGRWFIHCKTNPKHKQRQM, from the coding sequence ATGGCGACTGCTTTCGTAAGGAAAATGATGGTTTCTGCCTTGAACCCTCTACTACATCTGAGTCGTTGCTCGGCGACGCCCCGCGCGCTCTCCACGCTCCCGCTGCGTCCCCTTCCTGCTGCAGTTCCCGCGGGTGCAAAGCCCAGCGCGGCCACCTCGCTTCTGTCCTGCCGCCTCTTGCCTGGCCTGCCGCCTGCCATGGGGTTCAAGACCAAGGGCGTCATCCGGAAGCGCTGCAGGGACTGTTACCTGGTGAAGAGGCGTGGGCGGTGGTTTATCCACTGCAAAACGAATCCAAAGCACAAGCAGAGGCAGATGTAG